A part of Aquaspirillum sp. LM1 genomic DNA contains:
- the gatA gene encoding Asp-tRNA(Asn)/Glu-tRNA(Gln) amidotransferase subunit GatA, translated as MNYTLKQLSDALAAGQMSSRELTRDSLARIDALNPQLNAFITVDHDGALAAADAADAARAAGQAGTLTGIPFAHKDVFVTEGLRTTCGSKMLGNFIGPYDAHVVSQCRNAGLVLLGKTNMDEFAMGSSNENSAFGAVKNPWDLAAIPGGSSGGSAAAVAAGLVPVATGTDTGGSIRQPASHCGITGIKPTYGTVSRYGMVAYASSLDQGGPMARTAEDCALLLNVMAGFDPRDATCLDRPKEDYTRSLNSPVAGLTIGLPKEFFAAGLASDVARVVDAAVAQFKALGAKVVEVSLPKTELSIPAYYVIAPAEASSNLSRYDGVRYGHRAAEYKDLTDMYERSRAEGFGAEVKRRILVGTYVLSHGYYDAYYIQAQKIRRLIAEDFQAAFQQCDLILGPVAPTAAFNLGEKSDDPVQMYLSDIYTLAVNLAGLPGMSLPAGFADNGRPVGVQLIGNYFSEAAMLGAAHQFQQATDWHTRTPAL; from the coding sequence ATGAACTACACGCTTAAACAGCTTTCCGACGCGCTGGCTGCCGGCCAGATGTCCAGCCGCGAACTCACCCGCGACTCTCTGGCCCGCATCGACGCCCTCAATCCGCAGCTCAATGCCTTCATCACCGTCGACCACGACGGCGCGCTGGCCGCCGCCGATGCCGCCGACGCCGCCCGCGCCGCCGGCCAGGCCGGCACGCTGACCGGCATTCCGTTTGCGCACAAGGATGTGTTTGTCACCGAAGGCCTGCGCACCACCTGCGGCTCGAAGATGCTGGGCAATTTTATTGGCCCCTACGACGCACATGTGGTCAGCCAGTGCCGCAACGCTGGCCTGGTGCTGCTGGGCAAAACCAATATGGACGAGTTCGCCATGGGCTCGTCCAACGAAAACTCCGCCTTTGGTGCGGTGAAAAACCCGTGGGACCTGGCGGCGATTCCGGGCGGCAGCTCGGGTGGTTCGGCAGCAGCCGTGGCCGCCGGCCTGGTGCCAGTGGCCACCGGCACCGACACCGGCGGCTCGATCCGTCAGCCGGCCAGCCATTGCGGCATCACCGGCATCAAGCCCACCTACGGCACGGTCAGCCGCTACGGCATGGTGGCCTACGCCAGTTCGCTGGATCAGGGCGGGCCGATGGCGCGCACCGCCGAAGACTGCGCGCTGCTGCTCAATGTGATGGCCGGGTTTGACCCGCGCGACGCCACCTGCCTGGATCGCCCGAAAGAAGACTACACCCGCAGCCTGAACAGCCCGGTCGCCGGCCTGACCATTGGCCTGCCCAAGGAGTTTTTTGCCGCCGGCCTGGCCAGCGACGTGGCGCGGGTGGTCGACGCTGCCGTGGCGCAGTTCAAGGCGCTGGGTGCCAAGGTGGTGGAAGTCAGCCTGCCGAAAACCGAGCTGTCGATCCCGGCTTACTACGTGATTGCCCCGGCGGAAGCCTCGTCCAACCTGTCGCGCTACGACGGCGTGCGCTACGGTCATCGCGCTGCCGAGTACAAAGACCTCACCGACATGTACGAGCGCTCGCGCGCCGAAGGCTTTGGTGCCGAAGTCAAACGCCGCATTCTGGTGGGCACCTATGTGCTGTCGCATGGCTACTACGACGCTTATTACATCCAGGCACAGAAGATTCGCCGGCTGATTGCCGAGGACTTCCAGGCCGCCTTCCAGCAGTGCGACCTGATTCTTGGCCCGGTGGCCCCCACCGCCGCCTTTAACCTGGGCGAGAAGTCCGACGACCCGGTGCAAATGTACCTGTCCGACATCTACACCCTGGCAGTCAATCTGGCTGGCCTGCCCGGCATGAGCCTGCCCGCCGGCTTTGCCGACAATGGCCGCCCGGTGGGCGTGCAGCTGATTGGCAATTATTTTTCCGAGGCTGCCATGCTCGGCGCTGCGCATCAGTTCCAGCAGGCGACAGACTGGCACACCCGCACCCCGGCGCTGTGA
- the mreC gene encoding rod shape-determining protein MreC has protein sequence MDIASSPRFFRRGPKPLTRLLVCCALSLALLVADAKLALLEPARGALSVLLYPMQWLVTAPPEGLRQLDDLVTTQTTLAHENQVLRTYQLELEARLQRQAALLRENAELRQTLGLRGQHPGSTLAAEIVYTSRDPFTYTLIIDKGSHDGVQAGLPVIDARGLVGQITRVQPLTAEVTLLIERNHPVPVMVQRNGLRAVLYGMGGQTEVRHVAAHADIRVGDLLVTSGIDGVYPAGLPVARVGLVDRNSGSPFARIDCTPLAGVAENRTLLVLNETLNLPPRPEPAPVPKQKSRRKHASDE, from the coding sequence ATGGATATCGCCAGCTCTCCCCGTTTTTTTCGCCGTGGGCCCAAGCCGTTAACCCGCTTGCTGGTCTGTTGCGCGCTGTCGCTGGCGCTGCTGGTGGCGGACGCCAAGCTGGCGCTGCTCGAACCCGCCCGTGGCGCGCTGTCGGTGCTGCTCTACCCGATGCAATGGCTGGTGACCGCACCGCCGGAAGGTTTGCGCCAGCTGGATGATCTGGTCACCACGCAAACCACCCTGGCGCACGAAAACCAGGTGTTGCGTACCTACCAGCTGGAGCTGGAGGCCCGCTTGCAGCGTCAGGCCGCGCTGCTACGGGAAAACGCCGAACTGCGCCAGACCCTGGGTCTGCGCGGCCAGCATCCCGGCAGCACGCTGGCGGCAGAAATTGTCTACACCAGCCGTGACCCGTTCACCTATACGCTGATCATCGACAAGGGCAGCCACGATGGTGTGCAGGCCGGCCTGCCGGTGATTGACGCCCGAGGCCTGGTGGGCCAGATCACCCGGGTGCAGCCGCTGACCGCCGAAGTGACCCTGCTGATCGAACGCAACCACCCGGTGCCGGTGATGGTGCAGCGCAACGGCCTGCGCGCCGTGCTGTACGGCATGGGCGGCCAGACCGAAGTGCGCCATGTGGCCGCGCATGCCGATATCCGGGTGGGCGATTTGCTGGTGACCTCGGGCATTGACGGGGTGTACCCCGCTGGCCTGCCGGTGGCCAGGGTGGGGCTGGTGGACCGCAACAGTGGCTCGCCGTTTGCCCGGATCGACTGTACCCCACTGGCCGGGGTGGCGGAAAACCGCACGCTGCTGGTGCTGAACGAAACGCTGAACCTGCCGCCGCGCCCCGAACCCGCGCCGGTGCCCAAGCAGAAGTCCCGCCGAAAACATGCGAGTGATGAATAA
- the mrdA gene encoding penicillin-binding protein 2 encodes MVSRFTAPQQADNQFQLRLLLAFAGMLLGFAILAGRFAWLQVYQHEHFATLAQNNSISLVPIIPNRGLIVDRNGVVLAQNYSAYTLELTPYKIEDLSRTLDGLGQLVELGPRDIKRFRKQAEESRNFESIPLKIKLSDEEVARVSANIWRFPGVEVKARLFRDYPFKEITSHVVGYIGRINQKEQQALEDNDELADYRGSTHIGKTGLEYTYEKVLHGTAGFEEMETDAGGRAVRTLRRVLPSNGHTLKLALDIELQKLAWDSFGDRRGALVAIDPSTGGVLAFVSKPGYDPNLFIDGIDSQSWKDLNEDWKKPLVNRALRGLYPPGSTFKPFMAMAALETKFREPSYTIPDPGYFSLPGSSHRFRDSKPTGWGSMNMFRSIQVSSDTYYYKLAWDMGIDRLSPQLAKFGFGSQTGIDLDGEARGVLPSKEWKRKRFAGKRYPEAARTWTPADVVPIGIGQGYNTYTPLQVAHAIAILANNGVVYQPHVVKEIENLKTGEVSKVAAAPVRDNHHNPANLAFVKSAMEAVLKPGGTAARIGAGLSYTMAGKTGTAQVVQIKQGAKYNASALAEIHRDHSWFVAFAPVEAPKMAIAVIVENGGWGAAAAAPIARELFDYYLTGRRSGVSSPDSPLVKPPRGATPSQADSSQAAGSAEEPVE; translated from the coding sequence ATGGTGTCTCGCTTTACCGCCCCGCAGCAGGCGGACAATCAGTTTCAGCTGCGCCTGCTGCTGGCGTTTGCCGGCATGTTGCTGGGCTTTGCCATTCTGGCCGGGCGCTTTGCCTGGCTGCAGGTGTACCAGCACGAGCACTTTGCCACCCTGGCACAAAACAACAGCATCTCGCTGGTGCCGATCATTCCCAACCGTGGGCTGATTGTTGACCGCAATGGCGTGGTGCTGGCGCAAAACTACTCGGCCTACACGCTGGAACTGACCCCGTACAAGATTGAAGACCTCAGCCGCACGCTGGACGGGCTTGGCCAACTGGTCGAGCTTGGCCCACGGGATATCAAACGCTTTCGCAAGCAGGCCGAGGAAAGCCGCAATTTCGAATCGATTCCGCTGAAAATCAAGCTCAGTGACGAAGAAGTGGCCCGAGTGTCGGCCAATATCTGGCGGTTTCCGGGGGTAGAGGTCAAGGCGCGGCTGTTCCGCGATTATCCGTTCAAGGAAATCACCTCGCATGTGGTCGGCTATATTGGCCGGATCAACCAGAAAGAACAGCAGGCGCTGGAAGACAACGACGAGCTGGCTGATTATCGCGGCAGCACCCACATCGGCAAAACCGGGCTGGAATACACCTACGAAAAAGTGCTGCATGGCACCGCGGGTTTTGAAGAAATGGAAACTGACGCCGGTGGCCGCGCGGTGCGCACCTTGCGCCGGGTGCTGCCCAGCAATGGTCATACCCTCAAGCTGGCGCTGGATATCGAGCTGCAAAAATTGGCCTGGGACAGCTTTGGCGACCGGCGCGGCGCGCTGGTGGCCATCGACCCCAGCACCGGCGGCGTGCTGGCGTTTGTGTCCAAACCCGGCTACGACCCCAATCTGTTCATTGATGGCATCGACAGCCAGAGCTGGAAAGACCTGAACGAAGACTGGAAAAAACCGCTGGTCAACCGCGCGCTGCGCGGCCTGTATCCGCCGGGCTCCACCTTCAAGCCGTTCATGGCCATGGCCGCGCTGGAAACCAAATTCCGCGAACCCAGCTACACCATTCCCGATCCGGGCTATTTTTCCCTGCCGGGCAGCAGCCACCGCTTCCGCGACTCCAAGCCCACCGGCTGGGGCAGCATGAATATGTTCCGTTCAATCCAGGTGTCGTCTGACACCTACTACTACAAGCTGGCCTGGGACATGGGCATCGACCGGCTGTCTCCGCAACTGGCCAAGTTTGGTTTTGGCAGCCAGACCGGCATCGACCTGGATGGCGAAGCCAGGGGGGTGCTGCCCAGCAAGGAATGGAAGCGCAAACGTTTTGCCGGCAAGCGCTACCCGGAAGCCGCCCGCACCTGGACGCCGGCGGATGTGGTGCCGATCGGCATTGGCCAGGGCTACAACACCTACACCCCGCTGCAGGTGGCGCACGCCATTGCGATTCTGGCCAATAACGGCGTGGTGTATCAGCCGCATGTGGTCAAGGAAATCGAAAACCTGAAAACCGGCGAAGTCAGCAAAGTGGCCGCCGCGCCAGTGCGCGACAATCACCACAACCCGGCCAATCTGGCCTTTGTGAAATCCGCCATGGAAGCCGTGCTGAAACCCGGCGGCACTGCGGCGCGGATTGGTGCCGGCCTGAGCTACACCATGGCCGGCAAAACCGGTACCGCCCAGGTGGTGCAGATCAAGCAGGGGGCCAAATACAATGCCTCGGCACTGGCAGAAATCCACCGTGACCACTCCTGGTTTGTGGCTTTTGCCCCGGTGGAGGCGCCAAAAATGGCGATTGCGGTGATTGTGGAAAATGGCGGCTGGGGTGCCGCCGCCGCCGCACCGATTGCCCGCGAGCTGTTTGACTATTATCTGACCGGTCGGCGCAGCGGCGTATCCAGCCCGGACAGCCCGCTGGTGAAACCGCCGCGCGGTGCCACCCCCAGCCAGGCGGACAGCAGCCAGGCTGCCGGCTCTGCCGAGGAACCCGTGGAATGA
- the gatC gene encoding Asp-tRNA(Asn)/Glu-tRNA(Gln) amidotransferase subunit GatC, with protein sequence MSLSATDVSRIARLARLRMDEAEITAVQGQLNGIFSLIEAMQAVDTSGVAPMSHPQDVSLRLRDDVVSESDRRAAYQAVAPSVENGLYLVPKVIE encoded by the coding sequence ATGTCCCTTTCCGCCACCGATGTCAGCCGGATTGCACGGCTTGCCCGCCTGCGCATGGATGAGGCAGAAATCACCGCCGTACAAGGCCAGCTCAACGGGATTTTCAGCCTGATTGAGGCCATGCAGGCGGTCGACACCTCCGGTGTGGCGCCCATGTCGCACCCGCAGGATGTCAGCCTGCGCCTGCGCGACGACGTGGTCAGCGAAAGCGACCGCCGCGCCGCCTACCAGGCGGTGGCGCCCAGTGTGGAAAACGGTCTCTATCTGGTGCCCAAGGTCATCGAATAA
- a CDS encoding bifunctional diguanylate cyclase/phosphodiesterase: MKLSKPWGVQAKILLVFTAINMLATAAYTLFVYQIKTDTIYEAADARLTAAAHAVARMLPAGYLDQPLNAKPPAQYAEHTRALHQYSQAAGLRYVYAFIEEQGQVRYLADAASDQEIRTDNYGHYLQAYREPPPALVQAFRDGQPHFAEYTDQFGQFRSLFVPGVRPDGLRYVVGADIDIAYLHARGQEALYASLLIGLGIFLLSLLLSWWVARHLTRPVRALLNVTERIAEGDYSARINDHGEDEVAQLAGGLNAMGEAIAQREQAMLQLIYRDELTGLGNRLALDEALTAALATQQPGVLMLVHLDRFRAINDLLGFAAGDLVLQVATSRLSDLWPNDSRVHRLGGNVFALLVTGLPAYDSNTLYRQVFQALEGEPFTLADQHIDLTVTLGIVRFPVHGEQAGLLLRNAEVALYAAKQAHKPWSEYNAEQVGSRREQLSLLGELRRAIEQHEMHVFYQPQVSINRGQLVQAEALVRWRHPERGWVPPSAFIPFAEQTGRIRSLTDWLLNQVAEQVAAWRASGHPLTVSINVAIHDLEDPDFPRRVAAALRRHDALAIDLCLEITEGGLMADPEQARTTLDALHEAGHRLAIDDFGTGYSSLSYLSHLPVNELKIDRSFIMDLNLHNRSIVLSTISLGHALGLKVVAEGVETATQYRELALLGCDVAQGYLIARALPLEEFNSWRVSHDGECDWSTQPDATPALSANADPRLLANGNARLPER, encoded by the coding sequence ATGAAACTCAGCAAACCATGGGGCGTGCAGGCCAAGATCCTGCTGGTGTTCACCGCCATCAATATGCTGGCCACGGCGGCCTACACCCTGTTTGTGTACCAGATCAAAACCGATACCATCTACGAAGCCGCCGATGCCCGCCTGACCGCCGCCGCTCACGCCGTGGCGCGCATGCTGCCTGCCGGCTATCTTGATCAGCCACTCAACGCCAAGCCGCCCGCCCAGTACGCCGAACACACCCGTGCGCTGCACCAATACAGCCAGGCAGCTGGCTTGCGTTACGTGTACGCCTTTATTGAAGAACAGGGCCAGGTGCGCTATCTGGCCGACGCGGCTTCCGACCAGGAAATCCGCACCGACAACTACGGCCACTATCTGCAAGCCTACCGCGAGCCGCCGCCGGCGCTGGTGCAGGCATTTCGGGATGGCCAGCCGCACTTTGCCGAATACACCGACCAGTTTGGCCAGTTTCGCTCGCTGTTTGTCCCTGGCGTGCGCCCGGATGGCCTGCGCTATGTGGTGGGTGCCGACATTGATATTGCCTATCTGCACGCGCGTGGCCAGGAAGCGCTGTATGCCTCGCTGCTGATTGGCCTGGGGATTTTCCTGCTGTCGCTGCTGCTGTCATGGTGGGTGGCGCGGCACCTGACCCGTCCGGTGCGGGCCTTGCTGAATGTGACCGAACGGATTGCCGAAGGCGACTACAGCGCCCGCATCAATGACCACGGCGAGGACGAAGTGGCCCAGCTGGCCGGCGGGCTGAACGCCATGGGCGAAGCCATTGCCCAGCGCGAACAGGCCATGCTGCAGCTGATTTACCGTGACGAACTGACCGGCCTGGGCAACCGCCTGGCGCTGGATGAAGCGCTGACCGCTGCGCTGGCCACCCAGCAGCCTGGGGTGCTGATGCTGGTACACCTCGACCGCTTCCGCGCCATCAACGACCTGCTGGGCTTTGCCGCTGGTGACCTGGTGCTGCAGGTGGCCACCTCACGGCTGTCCGACTTGTGGCCCAACGACAGCCGGGTACACCGGCTGGGCGGCAATGTGTTTGCCCTGCTGGTCACCGGCCTGCCCGCCTACGACAGCAACACCCTGTACCGGCAGGTGTTTCAGGCGCTGGAGGGCGAGCCATTCACCCTGGCCGACCAGCATATCGACCTGACCGTTACCCTGGGTATTGTCCGTTTCCCGGTGCATGGTGAACAGGCCGGCCTGCTGCTGCGCAACGCCGAAGTGGCGCTGTACGCTGCCAAGCAGGCGCACAAGCCATGGAGCGAATACAACGCCGAACAAGTGGGTAGCCGGCGCGAGCAGCTGTCGCTGCTGGGCGAGCTGCGCCGGGCCATCGAACAGCATGAAATGCATGTGTTCTACCAGCCGCAGGTCAGCATCAACCGGGGCCAGCTGGTGCAGGCCGAGGCGCTGGTGCGCTGGCGGCATCCGGAGCGCGGCTGGGTGCCGCCGTCGGCGTTTATTCCGTTTGCCGAACAAACCGGGCGCATCCGCTCACTGACCGACTGGCTGCTTAACCAGGTGGCCGAGCAGGTGGCGGCCTGGCGTGCCAGCGGCCATCCACTGACCGTGTCGATCAACGTCGCCATCCACGATCTGGAAGACCCGGATTTCCCCCGCCGGGTGGCCGCCGCCCTGCGCCGCCACGACGCGCTGGCCATCGACTTATGCCTGGAAATCACCGAAGGCGGGCTGATGGCCGACCCCGAACAAGCGCGCACCACGCTCGACGCCCTGCACGAAGCGGGCCATCGCCTGGCCATCGACGACTTTGGCACCGGCTATTCCTCCCTGTCCTATCTGAGCCACCTGCCAGTGAACGAGCTGAAAATCGACCGCAGCTTTATCATGGACCTTAACCTGCACAATCGCTCGATCGTGCTGTCCACCATCAGCCTGGGCCACGCGCTGGGGCTGAAAGTGGTGGCGGAAGGGGTGGAAACCGCCACGCAGTACCGCGAGCTGGCGTTATTGGGCTGCGATGTGGCGCAAGGCTATCTGATTGCCAGAGCCTTGCCGCTGGAAGAATTCAATAGCTGGCGGGTCAGCCACGATGGTGAATGCGACTGGAGCACCCAGCCAGATGCCACCCCGGCCCTGTCCGCGAATGCAGATCCACGCCTGCTGGCCAATGGCAACGCCCGGTTGCCAGAACGCTGA
- the rodA gene encoding rod shape-determining protein RodA → MNDYYLLRRAWARLHTPIDGWLFWLVIAIFTLSLVVLFSASNQNLDKVTNKFTFMLISLGIMWAVANIKPQFLMQLAVPGYVVGVLLLLGVALFGEVVNGSRRWLHVGVTRIQPSEILKIMVPMMLAWYFQKHENALRWQHFGVAALIIAVPALFILKQPDLGTATLIMASGFFVLFLAGLPWKVMATGALLFAASLPLVWNMLHDYQRKRVLTLIDPTTDPLGAGYHIIQSMIAIGSGGPFGKGWLSGTQTHLEFIPERTTDFIFAVYAEEFGLAGNLLLLVLYLLVIARSLMITAKATTLFGRLMGGSITLSFFTYAFVNMGMVAGILPVVGVPLPLVSYGGTAMVTLLIGFGILMSIHKNRPLIKR, encoded by the coding sequence ATGAACGATTACTACCTGCTGCGCCGGGCCTGGGCCCGGCTGCACACCCCGATTGACGGCTGGCTGTTCTGGCTGGTGATTGCCATCTTCACCCTGAGCCTGGTGGTGCTGTTTTCAGCGTCCAACCAGAATCTGGACAAGGTGACCAATAAATTCACCTTCATGCTGATCTCGCTGGGCATCATGTGGGCGGTGGCCAATATCAAACCGCAGTTCTTGATGCAGCTGGCGGTGCCGGGCTATGTGGTTGGGGTCTTGCTGTTGCTGGGCGTGGCGCTGTTTGGCGAGGTAGTCAATGGCTCGCGGCGCTGGTTGCATGTGGGTGTTACCCGGATCCAGCCGTCGGAAATCCTGAAAATCATGGTGCCGATGATGCTGGCCTGGTATTTCCAGAAACACGAAAATGCCCTGCGCTGGCAGCATTTTGGGGTAGCGGCGCTGATTATTGCCGTGCCAGCGCTGTTCATTCTCAAGCAGCCCGACCTGGGCACCGCCACGCTGATCATGGCCTCGGGGTTTTTTGTGCTGTTTCTGGCCGGCCTGCCGTGGAAGGTGATGGCCACCGGCGCGCTGCTTTTTGCCGCCAGCCTGCCGCTGGTGTGGAACATGCTGCACGACTACCAGCGTAAACGGGTACTCACCCTGATCGACCCGACCACCGACCCGCTGGGTGCCGGCTATCACATCATCCAGTCGATGATTGCCATTGGCTCGGGCGGCCCGTTTGGCAAGGGCTGGCTCAGCGGCACGCAAACCCACCTGGAGTTCATCCCTGAGCGCACCACCGACTTCATTTTTGCCGTGTACGCCGAAGAATTTGGCCTGGCCGGCAACCTGCTGCTGCTGGTGCTGTACTTGCTGGTGATTGCCCGCAGCCTGATGATCACCGCCAAAGCCACCACCTTGTTTGGCCGGCTGATGGGCGGGTCGATCACCCTATCGTTCTTTACCTATGCTTTTGTCAATATGGGCATGGTGGCGGGTATCCTGCCGGTGGTGGGCGTGCCACTGCCCCTGGTGTCGTATGGCGGCACCGCCATGGTTACCCTGCTGATTGGTTTTGGCATTTTGATGAGCATTCATAAGAACCGGCCATTGATCAAGCGGTAA
- a CDS encoding rod shape-determining protein, protein MFRSITGYFSHDLAIDLGTANTLIYVTGKGIVLDEPSVVSIMHEGASNKKSILAVGLEAKKMLGRTPGSIQAIRPMKDGVIADFTVTEQMLKQFIKKVSPSRLFSASPRIVICVPCGSTQVERRAIKESALGAGARRVELIEEPMAAAIGAGLPVEEATGSMVVDIGGGTTEVGVISLGGIVYSNSVRVGGDKFDESIINYIRRNYGMLIGETTAEEIKKTIGSAFPGAEVREMEVKGRNLAEGIPRAFTVSSNEILEALTEPLNQIVSAVKIALEQTPPELGADIAEKGMVLTGGGALLRDIDRLLQEETGLPVFVADDPLTCVVRGSGRALDKMDKVGTLFTND, encoded by the coding sequence ATGTTTCGCTCGATTACCGGTTATTTTTCCCATGACCTCGCCATCGACCTTGGCACTGCCAACACACTGATTTATGTGACCGGCAAAGGTATCGTGCTGGACGAACCGTCTGTCGTGTCTATCATGCACGAAGGCGCATCCAACAAAAAATCCATCCTGGCTGTTGGCCTGGAAGCGAAAAAAATGCTGGGCAGAACCCCCGGCTCGATTCAGGCCATCCGGCCCATGAAAGATGGCGTGATTGCCGATTTCACCGTCACCGAGCAAATGCTCAAGCAGTTCATCAAGAAGGTCAGCCCCAGCCGGCTGTTCAGCGCCAGCCCGCGCATCGTCATCTGCGTGCCGTGTGGTTCCACTCAGGTGGAGCGCCGCGCCATCAAGGAATCCGCCCTGGGGGCCGGCGCGCGCCGCGTCGAGCTGATTGAAGAACCGATGGCCGCTGCCATTGGCGCTGGCTTGCCGGTGGAAGAAGCCACCGGTTCGATGGTGGTGGACATCGGTGGCGGTACCACCGAAGTGGGCGTGATCTCGCTGGGCGGGATTGTCTATTCCAATTCGGTGCGGGTGGGTGGCGACAAGTTTGATGAATCCATCATCAACTATATCCGCCGCAACTACGGCATGCTGATTGGCGAAACCACCGCGGAAGAAATCAAGAAAACCATCGGTTCGGCCTTTCCGGGGGCAGAAGTGCGCGAAATGGAAGTCAAGGGCCGCAATCTGGCTGAAGGCATTCCGCGCGCCTTTACCGTATCGTCCAATGAAATCCTCGAAGCGCTGACCGAGCCGCTTAACCAGATTGTTTCTGCGGTCAAGATTGCGCTGGAACAAACCCCGCCGGAACTGGGTGCCGATATTGCCGAAAAGGGCATGGTGCTGACTGGCGGCGGCGCGCTGCTGCGCGACATCGACCGCCTGCTGCAGGAAGAAACCGGTCTGCCGGTGTTTGTGGCCGACGATCCGCTCACCTGCGTGGTGCGTGGCTCGGGCCGGGCGCTGGACAAGATGGACAAGGTTGGCACGCTGTTCACCAACGACTGA
- the mreD gene encoding rod shape-determining protein MreD — translation MAFDRPKEFLKPIKTRWIVLSFLVAIAVELLPLDMALASWVPDLTALLVLYWTLNQPRRFGIGWAFAVGLIADVASASVFGQHALAYSVSSYLILARQRQVVMYNLGQQTLVVLVLLLVNQTLMVLARMTTGSLFAGWEYFIAPFVGAVFWPLLTNVLLIPQRRGTPG, via the coding sequence ATGGCGTTTGACCGTCCCAAAGAGTTTCTGAAACCAATCAAGACCCGCTGGATTGTGCTGAGCTTTCTGGTGGCCATTGCCGTCGAACTGCTACCACTGGATATGGCCCTGGCCAGCTGGGTGCCGGATCTCACCGCCCTGCTGGTGCTGTACTGGACGCTGAACCAGCCGCGCCGGTTTGGCATCGGCTGGGCATTTGCCGTGGGGCTGATTGCCGACGTGGCCAGCGCCAGCGTGTTTGGCCAGCATGCACTGGCGTATAGCGTCAGCAGTTACCTGATTCTGGCCCGCCAGCGTCAGGTGGTGATGTACAACCTGGGCCAGCAAACCCTGGTGGTGCTGGTATTGCTGCTGGTCAATCAGACACTGATGGTGCTGGCGCGAATGACCACAGGCTCGCTGTTTGCCGGCTGGGAGTATTTTATTGCCCCGTTTGTCGGCGCGGTGTTCTGGCCCTTGCTGACCAATGTCCTGCTGATTCCGCAACGTCGCGGCACACCGGGGTAA